TGCGGATCGGCGATCTGCGCGCGCGTCATGCCGACCAGATCGACCATGCCGCTCGCGAGCAGACGCTCCGCCTGGCCCGCATCGCGGATGCTTTGCGCGTGCATCACGGGCAGCTTCACGACCGACTTGATGCCCGCCGCGAGATGCACGAACGGCTCGGGCGGCAGCGCCATCGGCGGCATGCAGTTGGCGAGCGTGTTGTGCGTGTCCGCGCCCGAGCCGATCACGCCGACGTAATCGATCAAACCGCTTTCCGACATCGCTTGCGCGATTTCCTTCAACTGCTCGTGATCGAGGCCGTCTTCATGGAATTCGTCGCCGCACATGCGCAGGCCGACGCAGAAGTCCTTGCCGACTGCTTCGCGCACCGCCTGCAACACCTCTACGCCGAAACGCAGACGGTTTTCGAGCGAGCCACCCCATTCGTCGGTACGGAAGTTCGTGCGCGGGCTCCAGAACTGATCGATCAGATGCTGGTGTGCGGCCGAAATTTCGATGCCGTCCATGCCCGCGTCCTTCACGCGCTTCGCAGCCGCCGCGAAGTCGCTGATGATGCGGCGGATTTCTTCCACTTCGATGATCTTCGCGTTGCCGCGGTGCACGGGCTCGCGCACGCCGGAAGGTGACATCAGGTGCGGCCAGTGCTCGCCATGAAACGCGGAGCGGCGGCCCATGTGCGTCGCCTGAATCATGATCTTCGCGCCGTGGCGATGCATCGCTTCAGCGAGACGCGACAGCGGGTCGATGATCTTGTCCGTCGACAGGTTGACGGACTTCCACCAGCCTTGCGGACTGTCGATCGACACCGGGCTCGACCCGCCGCACACGGCGAGGCCCACACCGCCCTTGGCCTTTTCCTCGTAATAGCGGATATAGCGGTCACCGGGCAGACCGCCCGGTTCGGCATACACCTCGGCATGCGCGGTGCTGACAATGCGGTTGCGCAGCGTCAGCTGATTGAGCGTCAAGGGTTTGAACAGATTGGGGTAACGCATTGCGGGCGACCTCGAGCGGGTTCGATTCAGTCTCTTGTTTCAGTCACGCAGCCAGCGAGCCGCTGCGTGTCTGTACTTCTGTCATGCGGCAAGCGGGGATACTTCAAATACGCAGTGGTCGTGCTTGTGGTCGTGATGCTCGCCCGCGCACTGCGCTTCCTTCGACTGACTGCGCGGCGCCTTCTTGCCGCCTTCGGCCGTGTCGTTGACCCAGTCCATCGCGCCTGCGAACCAGCCGGCGAACATGTAGCAGAGCTTGCCGCTCTTCTCCGGCTGCTGCAGCACGAACGACGAATAGCGCAGTTCGATCTTCGCGTGCGCCGTCGCCGGGTCGGCTTCGATGATCTTGAACAGACCCCAGCCACGTTGCGACAGGCGGTTCAGGTAATGCTCGAACACGGCCATGCCGCTGATGCCGTGCTGCTTCGCTTCCTTGTCGCACCAGTAGTACGCGGACTTGTAGCCGGCCTTGTAGAGAATCTCGGCATACGCTTCGACGCCGAGCGCTTCTTCTACGGCAGCGTGATTGTTCGTGAAGAAGTGACGCGGCACGTAGAGCATCGGCAGCGCGTCGGTGGTCCAGACACCCGTGTTCGGATCGACGTCGATGGGCAGTTGCGGTTGCATTGCAGGTTTCCTTGTTCTCTCAGGTTTCGCTTATCAGACGTTCCAGACTTCGCCGAACACGCGCAGCCAGTTCTCGCCCATCACTTTCTTGATGCGCGATTCGCTCCAGCCTGCCTTTTCCATCGCAGCCGTCAGGTTCGGGAACTCGCCGATCGTGCGAATGCCTTCCGGGTTCACGACCTTGCCGAAGTTCGTCAGACGGCGATAGCGGCCCTTGTCGTGCGTAATCCAGTCGAAGAACTCGGTCGAGTAGCCTTGCGTGAAGTCGGTGCCGATGCCCACTTTGTCTTCGCCGATTACGTTGATTACGTAGTCGATCGCTTCGAGATAGTCTTCGACGGTTGCATCTGGGCCACGCTTGAGGAACGGCGCGAACATCGTCACGCCGACGAAGCCGTTCGCGTCGGCGATCTCTTTCAGTTGCTCGTCGCTCTTGTTGCGCGGATGCTCCTTCAGACCCGACGGGCAGCAGTGCGAATACGTGACGGGCATCTTCGAGCAGGCGATTGCATCGGAAGACGTCTTCCCGCCGACATGCGACAGGTCGACCATGATGCCGACGCGGTTCATTTCCTGAATCACTTCGCGACCATAGCCCGACAGGCCGCCGTCCGCTTCATAGCAGCCGGTGCCGACCAGGTTCTGCGTGTTGTAGCAAAGCTGCACCACGTTCACGCCGAGTTCCTTGAAAACTTCGATATAGCCGAGGTTGTCCTCGAACGCGTACGAGTTCTGGAAGCCGAAGATGATGCCCGTCTTGTTCTCTTTCTTGGCGCGCAGAATGTCGTCCGTCGTGCGCACGAGCGTGAGGATCTCGCTGTACTCGCGGATCTGCTGCTTCATTTCCGCGATGTTGTCGATGGTCTTCTGGAAGTCTTCCCACACGGAGACCGTACAGTTGACTGCCGTGACGCCGCCCTTCCTCATGTCCTCGAACACCGAGCGGTCGAACTTCGAAATGTTCAGACCGTCGATAATGATGCT
The Paraburkholderia hospita DNA segment above includes these coding regions:
- a CDS encoding DUF5943 domain-containing protein codes for the protein MQPQLPIDVDPNTGVWTTDALPMLYVPRHFFTNNHAAVEEALGVEAYAEILYKAGYKSAYYWCDKEAKQHGISGMAVFEHYLNRLSQRGWGLFKIIEADPATAHAKIELRYSSFVLQQPEKSGKLCYMFAGWFAGAMDWVNDTAEGGKKAPRSQSKEAQCAGEHHDHKHDHCVFEVSPLAA
- a CDS encoding dipeptidase; this encodes MSNLHDSSIIIDGLNISKFDRSVFEDMRKGGVTAVNCTVSVWEDFQKTIDNIAEMKQQIREYSEILTLVRTTDDILRAKKENKTGIIFGFQNSYAFEDNLGYIEVFKELGVNVVQLCYNTQNLVGTGCYEADGGLSGYGREVIQEMNRVGIMVDLSHVGGKTSSDAIACSKMPVTYSHCCPSGLKEHPRNKSDEQLKEIADANGFVGVTMFAPFLKRGPDATVEDYLEAIDYVINVIGEDKVGIGTDFTQGYSTEFFDWITHDKGRYRRLTNFGKVVNPEGIRTIGEFPNLTAAMEKAGWSESRIKKVMGENWLRVFGEVWNV